Part of the Mya arenaria isolate MELC-2E11 chromosome 8, ASM2691426v1 genome, TGATTTTTCTAAACACCATACGGAGGTGGAGGTGGTTGAATCATCACTAGCATTTCACTACTTGTGTTCAATTTAATTGCTTTAACATCAGATATGTGATCATCAAAAGGACGCacgtattttgttttcaaagactGTCTTGAAAAATCGTGCACTCTTTGAAGTCTGTTCTCATCCTCGTTACCACTGTCACTATCCGAGAACACTAAAGAATGTTCGGAGAAATAAAGGCCACTTGAGTGGGGTCTTGTCGCATTTGAATTGCTGTTGAAGTCGACTCGTGTATCACTTTGCGCGGCTCCAGTAAATGTTGTCACTCCACCTCTATTATTTATCATTGAACTTGACGTCCCCGATCCATTTGAGTACGTTTTGACTGTAACAACATGCGTTGGCTTCTTCGATTTAAATTGATCATCCTTTAACATACCGGCTTTGTCAACCGCTAACGTACTGTTGTTTAGAGTTTGTATGAGCTTTTCGCGATCACTTCTACACTGTGAGTCAGATTCCGCTCTTAAAAGGTCTTCATCTTCACCCTCCTCTGTAGACCCGGACAGTTTGTTATTACTTTCATTGAAAGATTGTCGTTTTGAGCCCCTGTCAAAGTTGGTGTTGGGCTTTTTATCGATGTTTGGGACTTCGTTCATTTCAACGTGCGGGCATTCGTGATGTACCATTCCGTTTGCAGGAATTGTGACGTCGTCCTgtagaaaaatacaacatttgaatatttcttgAACGTAAGAAATTTAAGAATGTACAGTGACAGAAATATATAAGAGGgcataacaaataaacataacttgAAATACTAGGTTTCATTTCTTAGCACATGATAAATGctttatataacattgtttcGCATGAACCATAGCGTTTTAAGAGATGAAAAAATGAAGGGAATGAAAATTAAGCCGATTCTTTTTGGTCAACAAATTAATTCAGCTACTAAATATGATGCATAAGTGCATATATTAAGGTTGTACAGAAAATCCAAGAACTCCTTCGGTGTGAGCCTTCAATTTAAGCACTTCTATGTTAAAAGAtcgttaaaaatataaaacaacgtGGAAGTGGCATATGTTAACACATTATTTCCAAATCACATCGTTTAAAGAACCTCTTGGCAAATATATCTTAACCCGTTACATTCACATACTAATAGAAATATTAGTTATTAATTTGCCGCATGGGAATATCGATAACATGTATCATAAAGTCATGGCTGacgaataaacaaacaatttcacaGCCATCTGTTTGAACGTGATTTATTCTGTAAATACCACGATCGTTTTCACTGAACCCATTAATTATTGAAAACGCTACCTTAAATATGTTTGAGAGCAAATCAATATAGTTTCAAAACATAGGAGTATCCGTATTGAGGtgaatctatatatatatatcacgtaTCAGTATCACACCGTTTCTCAAGGCCACCAAGAAGACATGTACATTTTCAGTTTATGAAACATAGAAAGGAAAATCAAGAAACTGATGTACATCTACGGAACAAAGCTAAGTTTGTTTCAAAACTACCATCACTTGATATTATGTATAGCATCCGGCtcaatttttataaactgcCTACCCAGCAGGGCAAATAAGCAAAGTGATGAGGaaataaatgtatgatataCAATACAATTGCGGGTTTCAcatatagaaataataaaacagaaaagcatcgaaatatacatttgtaagtTAAATACTGCGTAGAACGTTTCCATGTTAATGATTTCTTAACGcatataaatactgttttaactAGTAAGCTATagaaatatgtatgtgtatgcttaattaaaactttgttattttaaagacaTGCTTTTGTGGAAACCTGTCTGCACATTGACGCAAAACATTACgacaattttgaacataatgaTTGACAAACTAAGGGAACGAGGGTTACCAAATCATAGTTCTTGTTGCCAGCTCGCTGGAGACACACGGTTGCCATGATGATGACGATGCCGCCACAAAGAAGAGCCAGGATTACAATGCCGCTCATAGCCCAGCTGGATAAGTGTTCAAGGCCCGTGGGACAGTCTGAGTTGTCCCCGCACGGGTTTCGGTCATTGCACACGATGTCATGCGCAATGCACCGCTCGTTGTTGCACTTCCGCTCAGTTGTACGACAGGATcctgaaatgttaaaatgagtCTTTGATTTCCTTAAGTTGAAAGTATATGAATATCTTACAATTGATTGAATGAGAATGGGTCGTAAATTTccttaaataaagtaaaacaaaaacgaaaaaaaagcTTTAGAATGA contains:
- the LOC128244271 gene encoding uncharacterized protein LOC128244271, which encodes MDYIVSCGLLLTNWSFFLLGLLIGFSDQSVAEIKKYTLCNEKVDMEAKGIQQGELELAINTNTGSDSRVSCDFTVTAENGRHVMFYFTDLFLGSPNFTERVDRACIEPRDINGNYETFLAGMRPYICSRTQVDIGSKVYATTGNALSLRFYRNRGYGIRVYVKLVFTAFRLGSCRTTERKCNNERCIAHDIVCNDRNPCGDNSDCPTGLEHLSSWAMSGIVILALLCGGIVIIMATVCLQRAGNKNYDLDDVTIPANGMVHHECPHVEMNEVPNIDKKPNTNFDRGSKRQSFNESNNKLSGSTEEGEDEDLLRAESDSQCRSDREKLIQTLNNSTLAVDKAGMLKDDQFKSKKPTHVVTVKTYSNGSGTSSSMINNRGGVTTFTGAAQSDTRVDFNSNSNATRPHSSGLYFSEHSLVFSDSDSGNEDENRLQRVHDFSRQSLKTKYVRPFDDHISDVKAIKLNTSSEMLVMIQPPPPPYGV